The following coding sequences lie in one Rickettsiella endosymbiont of Rhagonycha lignosa genomic window:
- a CDS encoding NAD(P)/FAD-dependent oxidoreductase produces the protein MKRLKVQNKTVLVIGGGPAGSTAASLLARANIEVTLIERDFFPRYHIGESLLPSCLEILEFIGARNLIENYGFQRKPGAYFEWKGEKWLLEFGELRGCYQYSFQVKRAEFDQLLLQHARNQGVKVLEGIKVDELVFSGNKPTGALCYQTKSKKKLPLIEFDYLIDASGRAGIMSNRYLKNRCFHETFKNVAVWGYWKEAQPALVKGFEGAIMVGSIANGWLWAIPFSDGQMSIGVVLGKDFFLSARKEHSLAQIYANAIAASSLMTKISASGTLVSNLLVEQDYSYAAKKFTAEKCFIIGDAACFLDPLLSTGVHLAMYSGLLSAASIASLVHGEISEKEATSYYEQSYRQAYLRFFIFVAAFYEAHGKLGYYNKAAQLSEFSVDPNNLKLAFLNLISGLEDFASAEKCTSHLIGEVSKRVNENLAFRKEKKGFRKKELQVQIEENIAFFDALEGLSALSPAMAINGLYVSTSPLGLRRT, from the coding sequence ATGAAAAGATTAAAAGTACAGAATAAAACAGTGCTTGTTATTGGTGGGGGTCCGGCGGGGAGTACAGCGGCGTCACTTCTTGCTCGAGCAAATATAGAAGTGACGTTAATAGAGCGTGATTTTTTTCCACGCTACCATATCGGTGAATCTTTACTACCATCATGTCTTGAAATTCTTGAATTTATAGGCGCACGTAACTTAATTGAAAATTATGGATTTCAACGTAAACCCGGAGCTTACTTTGAATGGAAAGGAGAAAAATGGTTACTTGAGTTCGGAGAGTTACGTGGCTGCTACCAATATAGTTTTCAAGTTAAGAGAGCTGAATTTGATCAGCTTTTACTACAGCATGCTCGAAACCAGGGTGTCAAGGTGCTTGAAGGTATTAAGGTAGATGAATTGGTATTTTCAGGTAATAAGCCTACAGGGGCACTTTGCTATCAAACAAAAAGTAAAAAAAAATTACCTCTCATTGAATTTGATTACCTTATTGATGCTTCTGGTCGCGCAGGAATAATGTCGAACCGTTATCTGAAAAATCGTTGTTTTCATGAAACCTTCAAAAATGTGGCGGTTTGGGGTTATTGGAAAGAAGCACAACCGGCGCTCGTTAAAGGATTTGAAGGAGCGATTATGGTGGGTTCAATTGCAAATGGATGGCTATGGGCAATTCCATTTAGCGACGGGCAAATGAGCATCGGTGTGGTTCTGGGGAAAGATTTTTTTTTATCTGCCCGTAAAGAGCATTCACTAGCACAAATTTACGCTAATGCAATTGCTGCTTCTTCCTTAATGACAAAAATTTCTGCGTCTGGAACTTTAGTATCGAATCTTCTAGTCGAACAAGACTACTCTTATGCGGCAAAAAAATTCACCGCTGAAAAGTGTTTTATTATAGGGGATGCAGCGTGCTTTTTAGATCCTCTCCTTTCTACGGGTGTGCACCTTGCTATGTATAGTGGGCTACTCTCAGCGGCAAGCATTGCAAGTTTAGTTCATGGAGAAATTTCGGAAAAAGAGGCAACTTCCTATTATGAACAAAGTTATCGACAGGCGTACTTGCGCTTCTTTATTTTTGTTGCTGCATTTTATGAAGCGCATGGCAAATTAGGTTACTACAATAAAGCGGCTCAGCTGAGCGAGTTTTCTGTTGATCCTAATAACTTAAAACTTGCTTTTTTAAATTTGATTTCGGGTTTAGAAGATTTTGCAAGTGCAGAAAAATGCACTTCGCATCTTATTGGTGAAGTATCTAAGCGGGTTAATGAGAATTTGGCATTTAGAAAGGAGAAGAAAGGT
- a CDS encoding addiction module antidote protein, with protein sequence MKKKIDYQEYLIESLTDPEEAAGYLNAALNEGDIKVFLLALSNVVKAQGGVNKLANKAHKSRTSLYKTLSPKGNPYFKNTSEILSAMGMHIVIEPKNISHNHFSK encoded by the coding sequence ATGAAAAAAAAGATTGATTACCAAGAATATTTAATTGAGTCTCTCACAGACCCTGAAGAAGCCGCCGGATATTTAAATGCTGCTTTAAATGAAGGTGACATCAAAGTTTTTTTGTTGGCCTTATCCAATGTTGTTAAAGCGCAAGGCGGAGTTAACAAATTAGCAAATAAAGCGCATAAAAGCCGAACTAGCTTATATAAAACACTTTCTCCTAAAGGCAATCCTTATTTTAAAAATACCAGTGAAATTCTTTCCGCTATGGGAATGCATATTGTTATTGAACCTAAAAACATTTCCCATAATCATTTTTCAAAATAG